Genomic DNA from Setaria italica strain Yugu1 chromosome V, Setaria_italica_v2.0, whole genome shotgun sequence:
TGTGGCCCGATTAGAACATGAAATGGAAAATATGAAGGGCATACCCTGATACTGACCTTGGTGCTAGGGTGTAGTAATTCTGGTTTTCTGTTTGCTGAAACACACTTTTATTAGCCTATAATTTCACTGCTTACCTGATCTGACTAATAACGCTCCTGAAAAAACTCCAATTTAGCGTCATCCTGAACCTGAAAGCATGTTTATTTTATCGTGCAGACTTCCAGCTGAAAGAGGTTGTGTGCCATCTTGGGTTCCACATCGAGGAGCTGGCAGCCTTGCATCTGAAAGGACTGATGAAGACTGCCACCGTGAATGGGGACAAAACAATGCAGGTAGCTATGGGAACTCCCGTTCAAATCATTTCAGCCACCAGCTTCAGAGAGATGCCCCTTCAGCTGGTTCCAGAAGTGCTGCGAATATTGGTGGTGGTTCCGAGCAACCTTACAGAAGTGGTGGATCATATGGCTCTCCAAACGCTAATCAGCCATATACTGGTGCAAGGGCAAATAATGAGCAACCTGGATATGATGCAACACAATCCTATAGAACTAGCAGTGCATACAACCAGCAAAGCCATGGTGGACATCTTCCAAATGCCCATCAGCAGTACAATGGTGCAGAAGCTAATAACACCCAATCTGGGTATGGTAAAGGGCAAACTTATCATCATCCTAATGGATATGGTGCATATAACTCTGGATATAACACCCAAAGTAACCGGAAGATCTATAAAGGAGAGGGAGCTACTACTGGGCAGTATGGATATGGTCCTTCAGGACAAGGGCCAAACTCAGTTGGATATGATCAGCAAGTCTTTCGGCAACAGCAATACGTTGATCATAGATCTGGGGGTGGTTATCCAGATAGACCTGGAAATCCTACCTCCCAGTATGCAAATCCAACTCATTCCCACAAGGAGCATGTTGCAGGGTTTCAGCAAGGCAGCAGTAGCAATTATGGATATAATGCTCCACAAGCCAATCAGAGCCCTTATGTCCCTAGCCAAGCTGACACAAGGAACACTCCTCAAGGATATTCCATGTACCTAAATACAGATGCTCAACGCCTCCCTCATGGAATTCATCAAGAAAAACATCCACATGTTCAACCTACTACATCATTTGGGAATCACTCGAATAGTGTGCCGCATCAAGGTGGCATATGTTTTCAGCCACTACCTGGCAACCCTTCAAATGATGGGTCACCCTCTGAAGTATCTAACGAAGTCAGCAGAATACGCAAAGGTACTGTTGAAGAACTGGAGAAGTTATGTGAAGATGGCAACATAAAAGAAGCGCTGGAGGTTCAGGCTATGCTACAGGGAAATGGAACTGTGCTACATGCTCATCAGTACTTTAGATTGATGCAAGCATGTGTTGATGCAACTGCTCTTGAAGAAGCAAGAGTAATACATAGTCAGATGTTGGAATCATCAATCGTTGTGGACACAGATGTTCAAAACAAAATTTTGGAGATGTATGCAAAGTGTGGTTCAATGGAAGATGCTAAGAAGCTTTTCAGTACTATGGATCATCGTAGCTTGGCTTCTTGGAACACTATGATCTCAGGTTTTGTGCATAATGGTCATGGTGAAGAAGCAACTGATTTTTTCGATCAGTTTAAGCAGACAGGGGATAAGCCAGATGCCGTcatgttcatgcatattttcCTGGCCTGTGGAATTCTGGGATCTGTTGATGAGGGAATGTTGCATTTCGAATCAATGCAGAAGGATTTCGGTATAACTCCTACCATGGAACATTATGCCAGCATTGTTAGTATGCTTGGGCAGTCGGGCTACATTGCTGAAGCTCATGAGTTTGTGGAACGGATGCCTGTGGAACCAAGCATTGAGGTCTGGGAAAATTTGATGAACATGTGCAGACTTAATGGCTTCTTAGAGCTTGGAGATCGTTGCGCTCAAATAATAGAACGTTTGGATTCTTCTAGGTTGAACGAACAGTCCAAGATGGGTCTTTTCCCTGTCGGTGCTTCAGACCTtgcaaaggaaaaggaaaggaaaaaggcTAGTGTTGCTGAAGCTAGGAGCAAGGTCCATGAATATAGAGCTGGAGATCGATCCCACCCTGACACTCCTAAGATCTATGAAGAGCTGAGGTACTTGTCGGCTCATATGAAGGAAGCTGGATATATTGCTGACACCCGATTCGTGCTTCACGACGTTGATCAAGAAACAAAAGAGGATGCTTTGCTGGCTCACAGCGAGAGGCTGGCTATCAGTTACGGTCTTATAACAAGCGCTCCTCGTTCTCCCATCCGAGTTATAAAGAATCTTCGGTCATGTGGAGATTGTCACACTGCTTTCAAGATCATCTCAAAACTTGTTGGGCGTCTGATCATCGCAAGAGATGCGAAGAGATTCCACCACTTTGAAAATGGTGTCTGCTCTTGCAAAGACTATTGGTAAACAGGATACTGGAAGTCCACATTATTAATTTTGATCGGTGCAAGAATACTGTGGGCCGTTGCCTATCTGACATTTAGGTAGCCACTAGTTTTATACCAGGGACATCTATGCTGTCATCGGTGTAACATTAAGCCCTTTTAGTATTCTATTTTGCTGTTCATGTGTTTACAAGCCTGAAACCTTCTTTAATTGCTCCACTCCCTGATTTGTTACTTGCCACAGCAAAATAAACAATTTCAGTGTACATGGTTATGGTCCCCTGGTGGTATGTAAGATTCAGCATTTCAGCTGACTGCAGAGCTTTCTACTTGCTTTCTGTACCCGTTGCCTTGCTATCAAAAGCGTGATTCTTATGCCAGTTTGGCTTTCAGCTCTTGCTTAGGTTATTTCTTTGGCCCTGGAGCCTAGTTTATAAAGAAGCTGGCTATTAGAGAAACGGAGAAGCAAAAGTTATGGTATTTGTCTTAAGTTGCCTCCTCTTTTTGTTTGGCTCGCTTTGATGGAAAATATGGATACCTAAGAAACAAAGATGCTTCCCCTTTCGCATGGGTTATTTTTCCTAGCCGGACGGAACTCTAGCCACTTCAGAACGCAATGATCTTCATGTCAATTTTTCTTGAATTTTACAGAGGTTAAGAAATCTCATGTTCTAAATAGGGCACTAGAATGTGCACCTTCAAATGGAAATTATAAAATCCTACAAAATACGAGTAAACAGGACACTAGCAGATTTGAACTAATCGTCGGCACGACTGTCAGTTTGCTACCTGCAGACTGCGAGACGTCCACAGCTTGTGTTATAGACCAGGTCCTCTCGCATCTGCAAACATCCCGAGAAGGGTTTTAGAGGAGACCGCACcatcgatggcggcggcggcggctggcggcgcgcggcgggcccTCGCG
This window encodes:
- the LOC101777878 gene encoding pentatricopeptide repeat-containing protein At4g32450, mitochondrial, with protein sequence MAAMVGARRALLAARYSPRGAIAASAAPVPPYRRVDSLPRLPAERGCVPSWVPHRGAGSLASERTDEDCHREWGQNNAGSYGNSRSNHFSHQLQRDAPSAGSRSAANIGGGSEQPYRSGGSYGSPNANQPYTGARANNEQPGYDATQSYRTSSAYNQQSHGGHLPNAHQQYNGAEANNTQSGYGKGQTYHHPNGYGAYNSGYNTQSNRKIYKGEGATTGQYGYGPSGQGPNSVGYDQQVFRQQQYVDHRSGGGYPDRPGNPTSQYANPTHSHKEHVAGFQQGSSSNYGYNAPQANQSPYVPSQADTRNTPQGYSMYLNTDAQRLPHGIHQEKHPHVQPTTSFGNHSNSVPHQGGICFQPLPGNPSNDGSPSEVSNEVSRIRKGTVEELEKLCEDGNIKEALEVQAMLQGNGTVLHAHQYFRLMQACVDATALEEARVIHSQMLESSIVVDTDVQNKILEMYAKCGSMEDAKKLFSTMDHRSLASWNTMISGFVHNGHGEEATDFFDQFKQTGDKPDAVMFMHIFLACGILGSVDEGMLHFESMQKDFGITPTMEHYASIVSMLGQSGYIAEAHEFVERMPVEPSIEVWENLMNMCRLNGFLELGDRCAQIIERLDSSRLNEQSKMGLFPVGASDLAKEKERKKASVAEARSKVHEYRAGDRSHPDTPKIYEELRYLSAHMKEAGYIADTRFVLHDVDQETKEDALLAHSERLAISYGLITSAPRSPIRVIKNLRSCGDCHTAFKIISKLVGRLIIARDAKRFHHFENGVCSCKDYW